Proteins encoded together in one Chaetodon auriga isolate fChaAug3 chromosome 20, fChaAug3.hap1, whole genome shotgun sequence window:
- the twnk gene encoding twinkle mtDNA helicase: protein MWRGLLPKGTTCILQVAAKRFLHHRRFPSFCVRRLTQRLLQRPPETPWVLYPRVKSYLLAHSGTRAYKKDTKSAVEFPVSPITVTDIKQYLRSKDIPFHDGYSCLHIPSIFVELSARKDSFSLFIDKTTGQFLCKDTLVEGSWEDLQDCLEVMQKDEQDVLSPHVLLGYPESLEEEEERERELREVQRIWSSSVPLTDLPEDEAQLIKSMFQITKVSNATLKKFGVRLFKPTKSLVFPWFGGPVSSLKGVKLLSAQSTDTEKVTYNEATVPKCNSYYNLFGLPLVSRMDSEVVLTGHELDTLAVSQATGLPSVALPRGVSCLPPVLLPYLEQFKRVTLWLGGDIRSWEASKIFSRKLGLRRCSLVRPGESRPCPVEALAQGKNLSQIIKSSIPAAHKSIVSFKQLREDVYGELVNTDQVAGVKWTRFLELNRILKGHRKGELTVFTGPTGSGKTTFISEVALDLCMQGVNTLWGSFEINNVRLAKIMLTQFAMQRLEENLEQYDFWADKFEELPLYFMTFHGQQNIKTVLDTMQHAVYLYDINHVIIDNLQFMMGQENLSVDKFAVQDHIIGAFRKFATNSSCHVTLIIHPRKEEDDRELQTASIFGSAKASQEADNVLILQEKKLVTCPGRRSLQVTKNRFDGDVGIFPLDFIKSSLTFSTPIKGKHKLRKVATKLENEEAELAVKREEAKKEKEEVKKEKAAKATKTPRTMKNPTRGNE from the exons ATGTGGAGAGGCTTGCTGCCAAAGGGCACCACCTGCATCTTGCAGGTGGCAGCCAAGAGGTTTCTCCACCACAGACGCTTTCCGTCCTTCTGTGTGAGACGTCTCACGCAAAGGCTCCTCCAGAGGCCTCCTGAGACTCCATGGGTTTTATATCCTCGAGTTAAATCCTACTTGCTGGCACACAGTGGAACCAGGGCTTACAAAAAGGATACTAAGTCCGCTGTAGAGTTTCCTGTGAGTCCCATCACAGTCACAGATATCAAACAGTATCTGCGCTCCAAAGACATCCCCTTCCACGATGGCTACAGCTGCCTCCACATCCCGAGCATCTTCGTCGAGTTGTCTGCCAGGAAGGACAGCTTCTCCTTGTTCATCGACAAAACCACCGGACAGTTTCTGTGTAAAGACACGCTGGTGGAGGGGAGCTGGGAGGATCTCCAGGACTGCCTGGAGGTGATGCAGAAGGACGAGCAGGACGTCCTCAGCCCTCATGTGCTGCTGGGATATCCAGAAagtttggaggaggaggaggagagggagagggagctgaGAGAGGTGCAGAGGATCTGGTCCAGCTCTGTCCCCCTCACTGACCTCCCCGAGGACGAGGCTCAGCTGATCAAAAGCATGTTTCAG ATCACAAAGGTCTCTAATGCAACTCTCAAGAAGTTTGGCGTGAGACTCTTCAAGCCCACCAAGAGTCTGGTTTTCCCCTGGTTTGGTGGACCCGTCTCCTCCCTAAAGGGGGTGAAGCTTCTCTCCGCCCAAAGCACAGACACTGAGAAGGTGACTTATAATGAAGCTACGGTCCCAAAGTGTAATTCTTACTACAACCTGTTTGGCCTGCCCCTGGTGAGCCGTATGGACTCTGAGGTGGTGCTGACTGGACATGAGCTGGACACTCTGGCGGTGAGCCAGGCCACAGGACTTCCCAGTGTTGCTCTCCCACGTGGAGTCAGCTGCCTTCCACCGGTCCTGCTGCCTTACCTGGAACAGTTTAAGCGTGTGACGCTGTGGCTGGGAGGCGATATTCGCTCCTGGGAGGCGTCAAAGATCTTTTCACGCAAGCTGGGTCTGAGGCGCTGCTCGCTGGTGCGGCCCGGGGAGTCCCGGCCGTGTCCCGTGGAGGCGCTGGCCCAGGGGAAGAACTTGAGCCAGATCATCAAATCCTCCATCCCAGCCGCCCATAAGTCCATAGTGTCCTTCAAGCAGCTCAGAGAAGATGTGTACGGggagctggtgaacacagaCCAGGTGGCTGGAGTGAAGTGGACGAGGTTTCTGGAGCTCAACAGGATCCTGAAGGGACACCGCAAAGGGGAGCTGACTGTTTTCACAG GTCCGACCGGCAGTGGGAAGACCACCTTTATCAGCGAGGTAGCCCTGGACCTTTGCATGCAGGGCGTCAACACGTTATGGGGCAGCTTTGAGATCAACAACGTGCGTCTGGCGAAGATCATGCTGACTCAGTTCGCCATGCAGAGGCTGGAGGAAAACCTGGAGCAGTACGACTTCTGGGCAGACAAGTTTGAAGAGCTGCCGCTCTACTTCATGACTTTCCATGGGCAGCAGAACATCAA GACGGTGCTGGACACTATGCAACATGCTGTCTACCTGTATGATATCAACCATGTCATCATAGACAACCTGCAGTTCATGATGGGACAGGAAAACCTCTCAGTAGACAA GTTTGCGGTCCAGGACCACATTATCGGAGCGTTCAGGAAGTTTGCCACCAACAGCAGCTGCCACGTCACTCTGATCATTCACCCcaggaaggaggaggacgacCGAGAACTGCAAACGGCATCCATCTTTGGATCTGCGAAG GCCAGCCAAGAAGCCGACAACGTCCTCAtcctgcaggagaagaagcTGGTGACGTGTCCCGGCCGCAGGTCCCTGCAGGTGACCAAGAACCGCTTCGACGGAGACGTGGGCATCTTCCCTCTGGACTTCATCAAGTCCTCGCTCACCTTCTCAACCCCCATCAAGGGCAAGCACAAGCTGAGGAAGGTCGCCACCAAGCTGGAGAAcgaggaggcggagctggcggtgaagagggaggaggcgaagaaagagaaggaggaggttaAAAAGGAGAAAGCGGCCAAAGCGACAAAGACTCCCCGAACTATGAAGAATCCTacaagaggaaatgaatga
- the mrpl43 gene encoding large ribosomal subunit protein mL43, which translates to MSSRGTPSRFLQSVLQNGVGRYVCQLKRISIIFSKNAQSSLGVREFIEEGVVDYAKKNPATVVYVSPQSCRIPKIVAEYLNGKVREETVTGRTAPQISELLTKLTNQSGLDIIRIRKPFHTDSPSIQGQWHPFTNRPPSIGPIRPQKQGAE; encoded by the exons ATGTCGTCCAGAGGGACGCCGAGTCGCTTCCTTCAAAGTGTTCTTCAGAACGGTGTCGGTCGGTACGTCTGCCAGCTGAAACGGATCTCCATCATCTTCTCCAAAAATGCGCAGAGCTCGCTTGGAGTCAG GGAGTTCATTGAAGAGGGGGTGGTGGATTATGCCAAGAAGAACCCTGCAACTGTTGTATATGTGTCTCCTCAGTCATGCAGGATACCCAAAATAGTTGCAGAATACC TCAACGGCAAAGTGAGGGAAGAGACTGTCACGGGCAGAACGGCTCCGCAGATTTCAGAGCTCCTTACAAAGCTGACCAATCAGTCTGGCCTGGACATCATCCGCATCCGCAAGCCCTTCCACACAGACAGCCCCAGCATCCAGGGCCAGTGGCACCCATTCACCAACCGGCCCCCGTCGATCGGCCCCATCAGACCGCAGAAACAGGGCGCTGAATGA